The genomic stretch GAAGAGGCGGGCAGGGAGAAGACCTGCGGTGCGACTACCGTGTGCTGAGAAGAGCTCATGCTAGGCGGAAATGTTCCAGCGCCGCATGCAACTCAGAGGCGTGCATGCACGTATATACGCTTATTTTTGTGTAGGGGGGCTGTCTAAGGGGGCCGCGAGTTTTGCTGAGTTGCTGCTCGACTTTGTCGAAGGCATGATGTAGGCGATTCGAATAAGGTGGACGAAATATGTGAAGCCTCACCGGGAGGCTCGGCGCAAGATAGGAGACGTCAGCCGGCGCAGGTCCTCATGGGTTTCTGTCTGCTTTTCGTGTGTGGGTGCATTCAGATTTCAATGTGTTCCGCGAGACGCCGTCCATTTTGATGACAGGAATGCTTTGCGCACTAGTTGGAGCGGGACTTTGGCTGTTCCTCGCAAACCACCTGAGTCTGCCAGTCTCCACGACGCACTCTAtcgtcggcgcgctgctgggcTTCGGCTTGGCGTCGGGAAACGTGCACGCGGTGAAGTGGCGGCAGGTGGCCTTCATCGTCGGCTCGTGGATTgtggcgccgctcgccgcgagcttAGCAGGCGCCTCGATCTTCGTCCTCATGCGCGGCCTCATTCTCAGAAGCAAACACCCGCTCGTCCGGGCCAAACGGTGCGGCCAGAGAGCCTTCGCACAGCCCCGGGTGGggaggggaagggggggcTGGGTGTGAAGCGCGCGGTTTGCTTATATGTACGGGTGCCTGCGTTGTCTGCATTGGTGGCACGGCTCTATTCGGACTGCATCGAACTCCGCAGTTGGAGCAGACGGTAGACGCCCAAGACATGCGTGCATGTGTGGAGGCGGGACATTTGCGAAGGACGCCTTTCCTCGAAAAGTGCGCCAAATAACGGAGTCATGTGAAGGTTCAGGAAATACATAGGGATAGACCACGAAACGAGACGTGGGTGGGACTTCATATATACAGGCAGTCGCAAACGTGCGTGGTCGTTTACTCGGGTATTAATCCCtcaggaggcgccgacgcgggcgcatgtcttctctgtgtgtgaattcgcgtgtgtctctgaATTGATTTTTTATTGCAGCTTTCTTTGGATCTTCATTTGGCTGATCACACTGACATTCTCCGTCTTCCTGGTCTTCAAAAACTTTTTTGAAATCAGCACCACGTGCGATCAGGTGAGAGGCTTCCCAGCTTACAGGGTTGTTTTTCCAAATCCCGTATAGAAAATGCTCCACACTTCCAACTGAATCAGAATCTGAAGCTCCTTTTTCAGCTGTAGTCAGGGCACCAATAGTCGCTCATTATTTGTGTGTATTTACTGATTTTCACAGGTGTCTGCACTTTCACGTGCAGTGTTATCCGTGCACCTTCAGTTTGCGTTTTATGGAAACATGCGGGTTTGACGTATCTCGCCCCTCGCTCGCAGTCTTTCTTATGAGGTGGGAGGGCGTGTGCGTCATACTCTCGCTGCATCTGGCGTGAAAGCGCGTCCTTTGACATGTGTGTTTTCTGCTGGGATCGATTTCTTCAGCTCATGCCGAGCGGCGAGGTCATTGCGAGCTACCCCTGTCGGATTTCGCAGTGGGCTGATGCCCACAGAGGCATTTCTATTGGCATTGCTCTCGGGCTCTCGATTTTCCTCGCGTTCGTCATCTCCATGATGGTCTACCGCTTCGCCTTCTACCGCGTGAAGAAGTATCGCCAACGCCAAGCGGATAAGCGCGGCTCtagagacgcagaggcgcgcatgcgcatgatCGCCTACGGCGACGaaagcgcctgcagagatgCCGTTGTGTCTTCTTCATGTCTCCCGTCtttgtcgcctcctcgtggGAAGCTCAGTGACGAGGTGCTGGGCGATGCTCACGCCGCGAACAACGAAGACAGTCTGGGAACCAATGGAAAACATGTaggtcgccgcagccgcctcgctctctaaATTCTAGATGGGGGGGATGTCTTAATAATAAACACAAAACAGACGTCTCCTAGGACATCAACTCGAGTGCCTGCGGACCGATGcagggcgctgctgcagcaagGTTTAGGGGtcggggcgggcgcgcaccCAGGGATGGCTGTTAAAAATCTGATACTCTCATATATGCAAATCCCACTGATGCTGGGGTCACATGATGCGACATcgacgcatatatatatatatatatatatgtatatgcttGTGCTGCGTGTTCATGTGGAAGTCTGTGGCAGCcggagcggcgccgaggcgtctgcatgcacgcagtACGTAGATTTGTGTGGATTGCTTGATGAGGACGCACGAGTCATTCACGCGCGGACACGTGGCAGATCGCCAACTTGCGTTCTTGCTTGTATGTCTTTGTATGCAGCGTGGGCGTGTCGAAATGGCGAGTATGTTGCATCCGCAGTTCGTCGCGTCTACTGCGGATTCCCTCCACAACaacggcgcctcgccgctcttccACTCGTCCGGTTCGcactgcgcgccgccgcctttctctcagtctgcgttttcttccaCGCCAGCCGCGCAGTCGGGCGCTGTGGCGTTCGTACAGACAGCCACGCatggcgcgccgccgagagaccCCCAGAGCGaggccgacgcagagacgcgggaCTCGCCGATTAACAAAGACGGGGGTGCGGCCGTCGACACCGGCAACTCTGCCAGCGTGAGCGGAGACCGCGCCGCGGTgcagagcggaggcgacaaaggcgaggaagaacagagggcgacgccgatcgccgcgcagccggagGAACGGTGCCTAGGTGAGGACGGAGCTCTGTTCGTACCTCACCAGGAGGACAGTGCGAGGCGCTATTACATGCAACACGCAAGAGACGCGAGCCCCGAATATATCGAGGCCGGGCTTGCCGACGAGGACGATGACGAGGAACCGACGACTTGGAGAGGCAAACTGTACGCCAAGTGGCGCAGCATGCCGTGGTTCAAAGATATACATGCAGAGGTAGGCAGTCGCCAAGACGTAGCGCTCTTGCTCGTCGCGCCCTAAGAGGGACTCTTACGACGTTTACCGAACGACACATCAAGAGAGGACGGaagtcgccgcagcgctctGCGTTCGTTTCTTGCGGGGGGTTTAgcaggcgagcaggaggGTTTAGAGTCTGTTGTTCCTGCGGTCCTTCGGCCGAGGCGTTCTTCGCTGGGGACAAAGAGCTGTCGCAGCGTCACCGTTTCTCTTCCTGGCACTCTGTTTTTTGTCCCTAGtgcagcgacgaagacgagctgGTGGCACGCTTGCagacgggcgcggagaacTTCGACACCGAGACGGAGTTGTTTTTCTCCGCTTGCCAGGTGGTATCTGCGTTCATGGGATGTATCGCGCACAGTGCGAACGATACCGCCAATGCGATCGGACCTTTCGCCGCAATTCTCACCGTCTACcagacaggaggcgcagacagcgagatCGGCTCGCCGTGGTATATTCTTCTCTTTGGCGGGCTGAGTATGTCTCTCggtctcgcgctgctcggctACCGCGTCATTAAAACCGTCGGCGTCAAGCTTGTCAAAATCACACCTGCGAGAGGGTTCTCCATGGAACTCGGCGCTGCGTGGGTAAGCCATGGCTAGCATTTTTCATTGGATCAGTGGTGCCCATGTGTGTGCACACGCGGATGTGTCTAACTCAAGCGTGGTGAGGTCTGCAGCTTCGCGGAGGATACTCCACAACCACTGCAacgggaggccgcggccgtgaGCCACGCGGGAGCAGGATGCAGAGACgactcgcgcctgcggctgtaGACACTCGTGTTGGCGAAATCCCGCCTATCGCCATAGGTGCAGATGTGCTGTGTCTGCGGTGCCTCTGTTTTCCAGACTGTGTTGATCTTCAGCGCAGTCGGTGTTCCGCTTTCGACGACCCACTGCGCCGTAGGAAGCACCGTGGGTGTGGGCCTTATGGAGCCCAAGCCGAACACGAGGccggacgcaggcgaaggcgtggATGAGGATGAGGCCGCAGGTTTTAACAGCGA from Besnoitia besnoiti strain Bb-Ger1 chromosome X, whole genome shotgun sequence encodes the following:
- a CDS encoding putative phosphate transporter family protein (encoded by transcript BESB_016920), with protein sequence MAQAFDPFGAASAAVNALAESVSPASGTPADFTWIVVVGGITCFLTAFAIGANDVANTFSSSVGSRAIPLWAAIAMSAVLETLGATLLGGAVTDSIRSKIIDFNVFRETPSILMTGMLCALVGAGLWLFLANHLSLPVSTTHSIVGALLGFGLASGNVHAVKWRQVAFIVGSWIVAPLAASLAGASIFVLMRGLILRSKHPLVRAKRFLWIFIWLITLTFSVFLVFKNFFEISTTCDQLMPSGEVIASYPCRISQWADAHRGISIGIALGLSIFLAFVISMMVYRFAFYRVKKYRQRQADKRGSRDAEARMRMIAYGDESACRDAVVSSSCLPSLSPPRGKLSDEVLGDAHAANNEDSLGTNGKHRGRVEMASMLHPQFVASTADSLHNNGASPLFHSSGSHCAPPPFSQSAFSSTPAAQSGAVAFVQTATHGAPPRDPQSEADAETRDSPINKDGGAAVDTGNSASVSGDRAAVQSGGDKGEEEQRATPIAAQPEERCLGEDGALFVPHQEDSARRYYMQHARDASPEYIEAGLADEDDDEEPTTWRGKLYAKWRSMPWFKDIHAECSDEDELVARLQTGAENFDTETELFFSACQVVSAFMGCIAHSANDTANAIGPFAAILTVYQTGGADSEIGSPWYILLFGGLSMSLGLALLGYRVIKTVGVKLVKITPARGFSMELGAAWTVLIFSAVGVPLSTTHCAVGSTVGVGLMEPKPNTRPDAGEGVDEDEAAGFNSERCMKCPPTCPAVNTASVNWKLFGGVFVSWIVTIAFSALVTAALFSFAAFSPRMV